The genomic interval CCAATAATCATATATGTACCTGCTTCAATACGATCAGGTATAATCGAATGACGACAGCCATGAAGCGTTTCGACTCCATCAATTCTTATCGTCTCAGTTCCAGCACCTTTAATTTTTGCACCCATGCTAGTAAGCAATGTTGCTACATCAATGATTTCTGGTTCTTTTGCAGCATTTTCAATAATGGTTCTGCCTTTTGCCAGAACAGCGGCAAGCATGATATTAATTGTTGCACCAACACTGACAACATCAAGGTAGATTCGTGCCCCGCGAAGTTCATCGGCCCGTAAATAAATCGCACCTTGTTCATTTGTTACTTGTGCCCCTAATGCTTCGAACCCTTTGATATGCTGGTCAATTGGACGAGGACCTAAATGACATCCTCCAGGAAGCCCAATGACGGCTTTTTTAAATCGACCCAGCATTGCACCCATTAAATAATAGGATGCGCGAAGCTTCTTCACTTTTCCGTTCGGTAAAGGCATTGAAATCATTGATGATGGATCAACAATCATTTCATTATTTTTCAATTCTACTTTTCCACCAATTTCCTCCAAAAGGTCTCCAAGTATATTTACATCAGAAATGTTTGGTAATCCTTCAATTGTGACTGGTGATTGCGCTAATATTGTCGCAGGAATCAGCGCGACCGCACTGTTTTTTGCACCGCTAATATTTACTGTACCTTTGAGCAAATCTCCACCGGCAACTTTTAATTTTTCCATGATAGTCTCCCTTCTTATGAAGTTGACTTTCCGGAAAGAACATGGAGGGTGAGCATTGCGCTAATTTCGCAAGCAAATCTCTATCAAACACGTACGAAAAAATACGCCTATTCTTCATTAGCCAGCATGTTTTCCGAATAAGGAACATCTCTTGTCAACATTTTTTCCTAGATAAAGAAAAGAATTCAAGCTGTTTATATCTTTATTTCCTTTAATGCCCAAGTAAATACATCACAAACAATTTGTTTTTATTTTGTCCAAAAATAACTTACTTCTTATTAAACCATCTATTAGGCTTGACAACAATATTATACTACAAGATTACACTTTTTTAGGTAGAATCATCCAATAATAAAAATTGAGGTAGTCTGGTTTAGTGGTTTTAAGGGATGTGACCCAACCTGTTCGATTGAATGCTAAAACGGGCAATTTAAAAACCGCCCGTTTCATTCTATTCTATTACTCATCAGCTAGGTTTAGGATTAGAAGGTTGCACTAACAAGTACTGTTAGCGCTTTCTTATTATTCAGAATATAACCGCCTCTATTAAAAAGGCGGCTATCAATCATTCACTTACATATTAAGCTTTGTTTGAAGAACCGAATTCGCGCATTTTGCCGATTACAGTTGCTTTAATAGCGTCACGAGCTGGTCCCATGTATTTACGTGGATCATATTCTTCTGGTTTCGCAGCTAACACTTCACGAACCGTTTTTGCAGAAGCAATTTGGTTTTCAGTGTTAACATTGATTTTTGCCGTTCCGAAAGAGATTGCTTTTTGAATGTCTTTCGTTGGGATTCCAGTACCACCATGAAGTACTAATGGCATATTTGTTAGGTTAGCGATTTCTTCCATTTCTTTGTAACCTAAGTTTGGCTCACCTTTGTATGGTCCGTGAACAGAACCAAGTGCTGGTGCTAAGCAATCAATACCAGTACGTTTTACAAGTTCATTACATTCTTGTGGATCTGCGTAGATAACGCCTTCTGCAACAACATCATCTTCTTGTCCGCCAACAGTTCCTAACTCAGCTTCAACTGAAACACCTTTTGAATGAGCATACTCAACAACTTTAGAAGTTGTTTCTACGTTTTGTTCAAATGGATCGTGTGAAGCATCAATCATAACAGATGTAAATCCAGCATCAATTGCTTCTTTACATTTTTCAAAGCTTGAACCGTGATCAAGATGGATTGCAACTGGAACAGTAATTTTGTAGTCTTCAAGAAGACCTTCAGTGATTTTCACTACAGTTTTGAATCCGCCAACGTAGCGTGCAGCACCTTCAGAAACACCAAGAATAACTGGTGATTTTTCTTCTTCAGCTGCTTGTAGGATTGCTTGGAAAAATTCAAGATTGTTGATATTGAATTGACCTACTGCATATCCTTCTTTTTTTGCTTTATTTAGCATATCTGTCATTGAAACTAAAGGCATATTAAAAATCCTCCTAATGAACCTAATTTTTCTGATACAGAAAAGCATATCATACCTAGCTTGACCAGAATATTCACGAATATGTAAAGTCCGGATGAACACTTTTCACATACTTAAGCATACCAATATCTTCGAAAATGGGCAACATTTCGACAATTTTTTTTACATAAATGTTTATTTATTTGCATTAAGGGGTATATACTTTTTTACCGCATCACGAATTTCATCAATATCGAATGGCTTTGCAAAATGAGTGAGCGCT from Metabacillus sediminilitoris carries:
- a CDS encoding UDP-N-acetylglucosamine 1-carboxyvinyltransferase; the protein is MEKLKVAGGDLLKGTVNISGAKNSAVALIPATILAQSPVTIEGLPNISDVNILGDLLEEIGGKVELKNNEMIVDPSSMISMPLPNGKVKKLRASYYLMGAMLGRFKKAVIGLPGGCHLGPRPIDQHIKGFEALGAQVTNEQGAIYLRADELRGARIYLDVVSVGATINIMLAAVLAKGRTIIENAAKEPEIIDVATLLTSMGAKIKGAGTETIRIDGVETLHGCRHSIIPDRIEAGTYMIIGAAMGKEVMIDNVIPLHLESLIAKLREMGLHIETSNDQILIVGGQKELKAVDIKTLVYPGFPTDLQQPFTSLLTRATGTSVVTDTIYSARFKHIDELRRMGAVIKVEGRSAIVSGPAKLQGARVKASDLRAGAALVCAGLMADGITEITGLEHIDRGYSQLVEKLTGLGATIWRERLSEKEIEQMQNS
- a CDS encoding class II fructose-bisphosphate aldolase, with the translated sequence MPLVSMTDMLNKAKKEGYAVGQFNINNLEFFQAILQAAEEEKSPVILGVSEGAARYVGGFKTVVKITEGLLEDYKITVPVAIHLDHGSSFEKCKEAIDAGFTSVMIDASHDPFEQNVETTSKVVEYAHSKGVSVEAELGTVGGQEDDVVAEGVIYADPQECNELVKRTGIDCLAPALGSVHGPYKGEPNLGYKEMEEIANLTNMPLVLHGGTGIPTKDIQKAISFGTAKINVNTENQIASAKTVREVLAAKPEEYDPRKYMGPARDAIKATVIGKMREFGSSNKA